A stretch of DNA from candidate division KSB1 bacterium:
GTGCAGTTGCTCTATTTGAATCCGTGTTTCATCCGTGTTCATCCGTGGCTAAATCCTGTTGATTAGAACGGTTGTGAGAAATGTTAGTAAGTCATTTGAAATTGACTGGAAAACGTCTTGGTTTTCTTATAAATTTTAATGTCCCACTAATTAAAGCTGGCATTAATAGAATTATTTTATGAAAATCTTCGTGTCATTGTGTCTTCGGGGCTAATTTTGCAGGCAAAGGTCATAACTTGAGCAAATCCGTTTACGATATTTTAAAAGAGCGCGGCTTCGTCAAACAGGTTACTGATGAAGATGCCGTGAAAAAGGCATTTGAGACCACCCAGGTGACAGCTTACGTTGGATTCGATCCGACAGCGGACAGCCTGCACGTCGGTAATTCGCTGGGTTTGATGGCCCTCGCTCATTTACAGAAAGGGGGGCACCGGCCAATCGCGATCATCGGCGATGGCACCGGAATGATCGGTGACCCAAGCGGCAAAACCGAAATGCGAAAGATGCTGACCGTCGAGCAAATCAAAGCAAACGCCGAGAAGATAAAATCCCAGGTAAAAAGATTTTTTAAGATAGATGGGAAAAGCGGGTTTGCGGTTCACAACGCCACCTGGCTGCTTGATTTAAATTATGTTGAATTTCTCCGTGATATTGGAAAACATTTTAGTGTGAACCGGATGCTGACGGCGGAAGCATACAAAATGCGCATGGAAACCGGTTTGAGTTTTATCGAATTTAACTATCAGGTTTTGCAGGCCTATGATTTCCTCAAGCTTTTCAAGAGCCATAACTGCACAATGCAGCTTGGCGGCGATGATCAGTGGGGAAATATTCTCGCCGGAGTTGACCTGATTCGCCGGGTTGAAGGCGCGGAAGCCGAAGGGATTACCTGGCCTCTGCTAACTACTGCTGGCGGTCAAAAGATGGGAAAGACAGCAGCAGGAGCCGTCTGGCTTGATGCGAACAAAACCTCGCCTTACGATTTCTACCAATTTTGGATCAATGTAGATGATCAGGATGTGAAAAAATGCCTCGCTTACTACACCTTCTTGCCGATGGCTGAAATTGAAAAACTGGCTAAGCTCGAAGGCGCCGACATTCGCAAAGCCAAACAGGTGCTCGCTTACGAAGTGACCAAAATCACTCACGGTGAGGAAGAAGCCGATCGTGCACAAAAAGCAGCGCGAACTGCTTTCGGTGGGCAGGCACAAGATTTAAGCGGGTTGCCGTCTTCCGAAATCGAGCTGGAGCGTTTGAAAAAGGGAATCCTCGCTGTGGATATTTTCGCCGAAGTCGGCTTAACGTCATCGAAGGGTGAGGCGAGAAGACTCATTCAACAGGGCGGGGCCTATGTCAATCAAAATAAAATAGAGAGCATTGAATCCGTCATTAATGATTCGAATTTGGACGACCACAGCGTCATGCTGCGGGCTGGTAAAAAACGTTATCATCGCTTGGTAGTTTCAGATCAGTAGTTTTTAAGAATAGTAAGAATAAATAGGAGTGCTGATGAAATGAGTACAAAGGAAATGGCCAAAAATGTTATTGATAAACTTCCTGATGAGGCTAATATGGATGATATCATTCATGCTTTATATATAAGAAGTAAGTTTGAACGCGGTATCAAAGAAATAGAGGATGGTAAGGGCGTTTCTCACGAAGAAGCCAAGAAAATCATGAGAAGTTGGACCAAGAATGACTAAACTAATTTGGTCAGAGTTGGCAATAAATGACATAAAGAGTATTCATGACTATATTGCGAAAGACTCTGCAGATCGCGCTGCCCTCTTTATTGAGCGTTTGATTGAAGCTGCTGATCGTCTTGAAGATTTACCCTACAGCGGCCGAATCATTGAAGAAATTGGAAAAGAGGAATGTAGAGAAATAATCTATGGCTCGTACAGAATTATGTATGAGATTAAGGGAAAAGTTGTACGAATATCTGGAGTTGTACATTCTGCTCGAGACTGGAAGCCGGAATAAACAATTCTAAGTTGGACACTTGATAGGAATCCTGCTTTTAATCTTACCAATCACACACCTAAAATCTGGAATAATTTAATCATTCCATTGTAGGTAAAAAAAGTTCGTAGTACCCAAATTTCTTGACATTCAAAACAATTATTATAAATTCTCACAATTATTAATTTTCGTTTAACTCACGAGCATTTTTGAAACCAGCCAATTCAGGCC
This window harbors:
- a CDS encoding tyrosine--tRNA ligase, which produces MSKSVYDILKERGFVKQVTDEDAVKKAFETTQVTAYVGFDPTADSLHVGNSLGLMALAHLQKGGHRPIAIIGDGTGMIGDPSGKTEMRKMLTVEQIKANAEKIKSQVKRFFKIDGKSGFAVHNATWLLDLNYVEFLRDIGKHFSVNRMLTAEAYKMRMETGLSFIEFNYQVLQAYDFLKLFKSHNCTMQLGGDDQWGNILAGVDLIRRVEGAEAEGITWPLLTTAGGQKMGKTAAGAVWLDANKTSPYDFYQFWINVDDQDVKKCLAYYTFLPMAEIEKLAKLEGADIRKAKQVLAYEVTKITHGEEEADRAQKAARTAFGGQAQDLSGLPSSEIELERLKKGILAVDIFAEVGLTSSKGEARRLIQQGGAYVNQNKIESIESVINDSNLDDHSVMLRAGKKRYHRLVVSDQ
- a CDS encoding type II toxin-antitoxin system RelE/ParE family toxin, whose product is MTKLIWSELAINDIKSIHDYIAKDSADRAALFIERLIEAADRLEDLPYSGRIIEEIGKEECREIIYGSYRIMYEIKGKVVRISGVVHSARDWKPE